The following nucleotide sequence is from Megalops cyprinoides isolate fMegCyp1 chromosome 19, fMegCyp1.pri, whole genome shotgun sequence.
TCCTAAGGAAGTACTTCAGCAAGCCTTAACATGATGGAAATTTGTCATACCACTTAAGTGTATGTACGGTATATTTGTAAACATTTATGACTCACACACTAAACCAGAAATAAAGTAACTGAGGTCAGCATAAGCACAAAACTCCTCTTCTGTGATTTTTCAAGGTTCTACAGGTTTGCATGAAAAACTGGAAAGAACTGTCCCCGAGAAGTGGGGACATTTTGCTCCTGCAACCAATGTGTTATCACAAAAGGTATTGTAACTCATATTTTAAGATACATTCTATTTTTCATCAGTGGTTCTCTTAGttgaaacaataataacagtgtGGAGACTAAGGttatttgattggctgatacATATCAGTGATTGATAACACAAGACTACCACTCACAACAGTGTCCATGAAGTCTCTGTTTCCCATCAGTGGAAAATGCTGTAAATACGGCCGTAAAGGTTAGAAATGGGATCTGTCAATATATTGTGGTTACTATTTCTCTGGCTGTTGTATCACAGTAACTATGAGATTATAGCATAGAGGGGGTCATGCTAAAAGCGACAGGTGTAGGATTGGACTCAATGGCTGAAAGATGAACACAAGATCAAAGAGGGATCAGTTCCCAGTAAATCAGTTCCCACCCACTGTAAGACTGGGCAGACTTCCACATTGATGAAGCCCCTGCAGCCAAAgcatctgtattttttctgcCTGTGCTTATTAAATACTACTAAACCCAGGTAACATTGAAACGTAATGAATTCTCATTGTGAGGGGCTTTTTTTATCACTTTACAATGGTGCAACAGGATATCCAGAGAAGAGCTCCCCTGTCTGCTGGAGAAAGTGAGGAAGTGGGACCTTCCTCACAGAGAGAATGAGTACAGTGTGAGGCCTTTCACTGACAGAGTCTCTTTCCAGGCATAGGAGCAGATCTCAGCAATGATTATCttttgcatttaatgttttgcatttactgtttttcatttgcatttaactgTCGCTTTCTCAGATTaggttctgtttttaattttcatatacATGAGTTGCTGCTCTCCATTTAGGTAAATTACTGGCATTAAGAAAAGTAGAGGTTGCCCAGTTTCACTGCCTGAGCAAGTTAGCTAGCGAAGGCTGGTGGTCTGGACTGAGTGAGTGGAGAGTGACAATGAACAGTCAAACAAGATTAATAGTCCTTATTCACTCAGAGGTCCCAAATGTTGAAACACTAATCTAGCGACAGAAAAACTGATATGTCATTTGATATTACCAAGGCACATTACAGGACCAGGACCAAAAATACAGCTCTAAAAATACTAACGCTGCTCTTAAACAGGTAAAGAGCAGACTGAAGTGACTGCTGTGTCTTCGATTTTGAGCCTGCATTTGGGATGCAACATTCTGAAACACACTCTGTTCTGCTGTACACTGACCACGTAGATGATGAAGCACCAGGCGCTGCATGAATTACCTTTTCCCAGCAAAAAGGtagtttgcttttttctgtcagaaCTGGCCTAATCCTTTTTCAGTGTTGGGGTGAGGGCATCCAGAGTCCCAGGGCAGGGCTCTGGGGGAGGAAAGGCAGGGGGATAATTTGCTGAGTCATCCTGGGTGTCATGGTGGCACTGGATCAGGGAAATGGGACATGCTGTACTGCTACTCTCCCATGCCAGCAGGGCTGGTAAGTGATAGCTTGCACTTGCTGTCATCCCTAAATGTCAGCTAATGGCATGTATGTAATGTAGCACTAGCATAGTATGATTTGGAAAATCTAATATTTTATTGGTGCAAATCCTAGCAGCATCCATAAAGAATTATCTTGTTCCATATTCGGTTGTCATAGTGGCCACACTTTGTAGCAGACTTTGTCTAGTGCTGTTTATGGTCCCCTTTTCACTGGTAAAATTGGAACTGCTTTTTCATCTAGCTTGTTCTTTTACCCAGTTTGACTGTTACTGTCCTTCAAAATCAGTCAGTCATTATGTAGGGATCCCCCTTGACCTATAGCCTTTGTTCTTTACAGTGGAATTGCTTCCATGGTGAAGTTTCTGATGGCAAATTCCAAAAAGGACTGATAGTTCCTAGTCTTAGTAACGGTGATGCTATTGTCATGTCCATATTCCTAATGATGTTTGCTGATTGCGAATGATGATCAGTGAGGCtgacatatattatatatgtgtgctATCTATAAGTGCAGTTCATTTCAAGTGCTGTGTAGCACACATTTTGGTGTCCTAAGTGATAGGAAATTTCTATGCTTAAAAACAATGAactgttaatgctgttttttatagGAGCAAAAGTGCCATCCataaatgaatgtcattataCTAGGTTTATGAACCTTGCAAGGCAggtttttaaatgctgttcaactaaaatgttttccctttgtcttgtttcacataaaacagcacagtagATGCATTTTTGGATGGTTGTAAGTCCCTTATACTTGCAGACATAGATTAGGCATTAGATTATGCATTGCAATTCGGCAAGGCAGACTTTTAATCAGGTTTTATTAACTTCACAAAAGTTTTTGGAGAATCATACAGATATTGTCAACTTCGCTGTTTGCAGAAGAGGCATAAAGCTTCACTTACTGATAATGATCCTCGGAAAAGGCATAACGATCATCAAATGGGTTTAAATGCCTTGTTTGTATAACATAATGAAGGGTGCTTATGTTAAACAAGCTCATTTTGGCTAGTCACTATCAATCTTCTAATCTTTCAACTGCTACCAGtcacttaaaaagaaacagtttaCATAATTTGCATTAGCTTCTATGCAAATGCTTGGATTTAATAACGGTGCTTGCATTGATTGATGCACTTGTGCTGCGTGGAACTGTGGATTTTCATGgctcttatttttttaagtgaaacATCCACCTAAGAGCAGAAGAACATTCTGCTATACTGTTTGCCCTCAACAAGCAGTATAATTTATAGTGATTTCAAAAGTAAGCATGTCAGATTCCTGATCCCTTTAGATTATGTTCACTATGGTATTGAATGAAAGCAACCTTAGCACTGTTGAaagaaagtctttttttccattttccctgggtttaatgAGCTTGTTGGCATTTATGTCAAGATTAATATACATTAGCCACCTGTGTATTGTTCTTGCACATTTTAGCTTGACCTAAATGAGGCTAATTACTCCATTGAATTTCCACACCTGCATGGTGCATTCTGATAGAATAGGAATTAAATGGTGGCAATTTGAGTGATTGGTATATTGCTGTGTGACTTTGTActaactgttcttttttgtagaCCGTAACTGATTTTGCCTTTGCAGTCtaacagaaatgcatttatacCTGATTATATTTGACAAAGTGACCCTCATTAAACTTAAGCTATCTGTGCCTCCTGAAGTGATGCAAACAATCCTCAGTACTGTTGCCACAGCATGGCATCGGCAAATGGCACGCATCAGATAAAGAGGGATGAATTTCTTAGCTATTGTGCTTTGTATCAATGGAAACATTTTCCAGGGGCGATAATTTCTCCATTATTTCAGAGGGTTCTGCTTCAATTGAATAACATGGGCCTTTAGAATACTTGACGGTGAAGATAGTGATAAAACTTACCGAAAGGGGGcagcatttctttaaaaaggaaaagaacagacagaggTCCAATAAATGTTTTGGTAGCAAAGAGTAATTTCGGAAGGGGTGTTCGTGTTACCGTTACTGATTCTGACGAAAGTTCTAAAACCAAATTCTTTACcaattttgctttttaaaaccaAATTCTTCTTCACCAGTTTGGGTTTTAAAGCCAAATTCTTCCTCACCAGCCTAATTTTCCTAGAAACAAAGGAAGGTTTGTAGAAACCAGGTAGTGACCTGTCCCATGAATGATACCCTGGGGCAAACTTTCAAAAACCTGGGCTATGAACTTCTAGTGAGCATCAAACCAGGATGTGGAAATGAAGCCAGCAACTGTTTTCCCATATTATCTTTCTATACCTTTGGATTGAACCTATCTTCTGTCCCTTTTCATTGATTTCTCATGTTGGCAACATCTTGTTGCATTCCATCTATTTCCACCTGGTCCTGTGAATATTCAGTTTTAACGGGGTGTTTTCCTACATAATAGCAGTAATGAGTTATTTTCCATGTTAAACTTGCTTCATATCAAACAGATagtcctttctttctgtctcaccTGGACTGTTAACACTCAGACATCCAGGGTTTTGGTAGTAGTAACTTAGACCTACTTCTAAGAGTTTACCATTTCACTAAATtgctattttttcatgtttttctacAGTAGTTTCCATGGTACATTTGTTACTGTCAGTTTCTCTTCTTGGACAAACCCTTTTGACTGACTAGTTCACATGGTCTTGAGCAATTCAACACTCTGCACAGTTGGGACATTCAATttccaattcaattcaattcaattcaattttatttgcatagcactttttacaacacaagttgtcacaaagcagctttacattatTCCCAGGCcagagaccccctgagagcaagcctaaggcaacagtaGCAAGGGAAAACCCCCTAATTTACAGggagaaaccttgagcagaacctggctcagagggggagcccatctgcttctggccggcactgggcagatagaacatTACTGTCTAATAGATGAAATGTTAAGTctacaataaaatatatcaacaaCATGTGTTGTTATGGTATTATAGTACTCTGCAAGTGACTCTGCCGATTCATTCGTTTTGTTTTCCTGACAACACTGCGcaacatggcaaacttcagacCACACCAGGACATCCACTTCCTCATTTTCTCAGTAACATTCAAATACTTCAAGTGAAATGCTCATTccctttcctgttttctttgaaagggTTGTCTGTTCACAAGGAACTCTACTGTTAATTTGATTACCACGACTCaatgtgcttgtgttgtatttgttcatttattttattccagaTTTGGACAACAAAGGATTTACACTTCTAATGTGGTTTATTCTTTTAAAGCTTTGTATATGACAGAGAATGACACCAAAATAACTGACTGACATTGGACATTATAACAGTGCACTGCTTGGTCTAAATTTCCATCACAAGAACACACTCATTTGCTTCAATGTCTTAGATTGAACAGACCTGGAAGGAATGCAGAATGACAAACAATCTCTGGTACTGTTTAACGGAACAATAGACAGTTCTGTTTTGTGCTCTGGTGTTCCATCCCAGGAAACTGTAAATTGTGGaccaaatgaaaataatctaTGCgtatgaaaaatgcaaagacagagagcaaaTGGCACATGAAAGTTTTACACAGCACCTACTTCTACTTTTTTATCTGCTATAATCTGCCTCTTGGAATTTTCACAATAGGGTGCTTACAGACAtaagacacaatacaaaataaaagtctaACCCTAACTCTTAGTATGAGGAAGTAAACCAGTTAACCATATTAACCAATGAGAGTACCAACAGCAGGAATTGAGTTGTTTTAAGGATTTTCTCAGGATGACTTTATATCAGCaaagtgtaaaatatttacactttttaGCTGATGAATCAGTAAATTAATCtgagtttttaaaatctgttagCATATTTGTCCTATCCTGAAAGATACCCCCCTTTCTTTTATAGTGTTCAGTCAGGGTATTCAGTTGGTATTTCCCAGCTAGCTAACACAGCATTTGCAGCTCTGATGAAGTTCCTTTCCTTTCTGAGAGTTCTGATTTAGCTATTTGCATGTATATTCTGTCTCAATTGTTCCATCAGCATTACAGGTTACACTGTTCCTTGTTATGAGCCAGCTGATTTACATTAATTTGCAGATTCTCTAAAAGAAAGCATCAGAAGGTAGAAagatagaaaaataaacatgtataaCACTTATAAAGATAGCCAACCTAAATATTGTGGCAGTGTGAATGCTTGTAGTTTTATGGTACACCTGTAGATAGATACTGTAGCTAGATGGGTATTTAGTGTGCATATTTGTGCTCAAAAGCATACCATTTTATGGGATGGGAGACTAGATATTGATCCCATATGTCATAGCATATAATGTCTGTAGAGGATAATTTGCACAATTTAAACTCTGTGGTACGCACTGGCAGTAAAAGTTTGAATAATGGAAGTAGCAGTCAAAGCCAAGTGAGAGGGACTTTCCTGGCTTAGCTTCTGCATGAACTGGGAGGCATAGGAGATGGGAGTCCGGAATTCCCCTTTTGGGGCACTGTGGGGCCTCCCATTGGTCCCCACTGAACTCCTCTCGACCCTCCACTTATCAACTCTACAGTACAGACGGCCAGTTTGTGTTATTGCGTGTTGTGCTTTGAAGAGCCTGGTAACCCTCTTCACTGGGGCTCAGGGTGCATGCTGGCAAATCATGCTGTCCCATGGTCGTTTTGCTGATGGTCTCACTGAAGCTCTCATATCCATCATCAGCTCTACAAGTATTTGATAATCTTGATGGAAGTAATGTGTCCTGGATGTCCATCTGGAAGGGGGAGGCCAGACTGatgccctctgctggagaaGTGCTGGTTTTTCCACCATCACATGGCTGATACTCAAGCTCTGTGACTGTAATGGGAGCCTTTGAGAACAAAGGGAGGGCTTCAAGATTTCTCTGTATGTGTTCAAGAGGACTCCATATCTCACCTTTGCTGCTGGAGTCACGGCAAGAGACACAGCAAGAGTCACAACAGGGCTTGGGTTGAGCTGGACATGAAGGGATCTCACTCTTGGGTATGTCTTGAGAAACAGCTCCTTGGAATGGAGTGAAGGATATCCTGGAGTTAAGGGCATTTTTGTAACCAGATTCTGAGGAACAGCAGGAACCCTTGGAATCACTCAGGCATTTCTGGCTGCCGTCAAATGAGCTGATAccactgtctttttttgaaaCGCAGCTGGAGACTGGTTTATATGGATCATCTTGGCCACTTTCTTCTATCAGAGGAGTAACCCTGAGAGGATAACAGAGTGAAAGCAATTACAAATATGGAAGACTGTGCAATCTAAAGAGTATTGGTCACAATGACAGAGACCAGCCAATACATTTAATGGACATCCACCATGATGTTAGTACAAACAAGACATTCAAACACAGTGGTATGTGGTATGTGGTAATTATGTGTTTGTCCAAGCTGTTTACTACGTATGGAGAGCATTACACCACTTTTGAAAGTGGTTAGTTATATTATGTTTAATTGCTGGTGGATAACATTCTGTAATATAACTCAATCAACAGGACCATCCTTTCCCAAAATTTACAATAATCCTCAATGTGCTCACCATGACTTCTCCTCAGCTGCAGAAATCCTCAGAATATCAATGCTCTTGGAAGATGGATCATACTGTTTAGGGATAAATACCTGGAAGTAGCAAATGGTGAAATTCAGGTTTATGTAACTAAGCTGGAATGCCTAAACAGCCTTGGTATTATAGAATGCCAGCTCACTGTAGGTGTAAATATCAggaaaatcttttaaaatgttactggTAGGACACCTCTGTGGCATGCAAAGACTTGCTCTTCTCACTTAGAATCAAATCCAGTTGCACTATGAGCTTAGTCATACAgtgttctgtgtctctctctctctctctctttctacttTGTGCAGTAGAAGATTATAGCACTTTACCTTGGGATTTCCTGGAAGCATCTTTTTTATATCATTTGAGGGATTGGGAATTCTATCCCACCACTTAGCCTTGAGTCTGGATGAAAAAAGTGAGAATCAAGTTAATTATTCTAACCTAGTACTGGTGGGCATGTACTTTATCTACCTGGATATACACAGTAGTTTTAATAACATGCAGGATGCTGAAAATACAGCTCTtatgaatggaaacaaaagatTTCAGAGCACTTCTCTTACTTATTGCAGCACCAGTAGAAAGCACAGATGCTGATGATAAGAAGCACAAAGAGGATGGGGATGATGATTTTCAACACTCTTTCAGTTGATTCAgctgaggaaggaaaaaaagagcagggtTTATTACCAACAAACAAAGCAGGGAACAGTTCAGTACCACTGGACACTAAACCTTATGAAACGATATTGTGCAGCATTCTGGTACGTAACATTAAAGAAGCGGTTACGATAACAGAACAAACATGGTGAGTCCTCATTCTGTGTGTATCATTGCCCCAAATGCATTAAGATAAGATCTGACATTGGACATAAATCTCCCTTTTTTCATGCTCTGTGTCACTTACGGGTAATCCACTCCACCTCATTGCTCCAGTCACTGAACTCAGTTCCGTACTTGGTGGAATATGATCTTGCCTTTATCACATATTCACTGCTTGGTTCCAATTCACTGCCAGGTATTATACAGAAAGTCCCAGTACAATTGCTACTACTGGCAACCTGCAGATATAAACAGCACAATCATacagcattgaaaaaaaaaaaaaaaaaacattgtttataaGCTATGTATGGGTGTTAGCTAAACGTAGGTTAAAAAGCCAAAACCAAATTAACTTGTGTTCTtaacaaaacttaaaaatatgGCCACCAACAATAATAGAGGTATCAacatacaaaattaatttacaatttggcaatACTCATTTAAGCAAGCATAAAACCGTATAAGACATTCCATAAAAGCATGtacttattgttattttgtgcaTAATAAAACCTTTCAACATGATCAGGATCCATCAGTGGTTATTGCAGAGTTACCACACAAGTCTCCTCACCTCATCtgcttctcctttctttttgtaGCTCAGTTGAGTTTTCAGGTTTTTACCAAAACCTGAATTCTCAGAATAATTTGTTCTCCATGTGACTTTGAAGCTTCCATCACCTGTCTGCATCAGTGATAAAATCTCAGGAGCTTGGGGCTTGACTGTGGTGGACATAGACACAGTCATTGAAGGACAAAGTCcattaaacaaagtaaaaaaagatttgctttCTTGATGCTCACTAAATACATAAGCAGctcatttacagagaaaaaaaacttttttgctgtgtttcaggATTCATAACTATATTAAAGAGAAAAgtgtttcataaatatttatcctGATTAATACTAAGAGATGTTTTCTCCCTGAAGGTGAAAACagtattgaaatgttttaaaattctgaatcCCATagttttttgggtttttttttatatagcattaatatttaatataattggAATACAGATTCCCTGTTAATCGTGACTTCAACCCCTACTTACTGCTGCGTGATACTTTGATCTTTCCTGAATTTATGATTTTCCTTCCTTCCAATAGGCTTGCATTGTATTcatccacacatacaaactctGGCAATTCAGCTGTGCAACCACATTTGAATAGATGATTTGAGTCTCTTTTGCTGTTGTTCACAAATACGCATGTGAAATGTCTGGGGAGACcgaaaaaaaatgataatgaacaGCATGAAATGATCATAACAGCAGTGTAAATTTTtgatgtgcatgcatgcatactgGATATGTATAACATTCCCGTCAACGTTTGCAGGTTGTGCATCTCtacatatatgcacatttcCCACATGCTGCTTCTAACAGTCAGTTGAGGAGGGGAAAACTTACTCCTGCTGTTGTGACACAATTTCTAGGCTATATCCATAGCAGTTGAGAGGCTCGTCAGATGTAAAGCCGCAGATCATTGATGTTTTATAGTCGTTGAAGCAATTCACACTCGAAACATTCAAATGTGCTGCAAAGTAATGGCAAACATACTTTTCGTGAAACCGCTCCTTGAGCACTTGACCATGAGAAACTAAATAACACTTACATGAAACATATTTGGGCAACGCCGTATTCAACATTTAAACTTTTATATTCCCGCTGAGGGGAAGGTAAGGAATACatcaaaatgatattttcaaaACACCCGCAAATCCATCCTTGCCTTTAAATAAATTGTCCtccaaacaaaattaattttgaagaTACTTTACAGTGAGCAACAGAAACAAGGTAttgaaacacagggaaagttaAAActgtcttaaaatattttaacaataaaaagacaacacacacacacagagagagagagagagagagagagagagagagagagagagagagagagagagagagagagagagagaaataaattaCCTTCCGACATCTCTGAACCAAAGTCAATGAAAAACACCAGAATTATAGATAGCATGTCTTTTTTGCTTCTCAGGACTGGAACAATGTGCCGTTTATCCTTgaatctgtgaaaacaaaattgacattaacatttcattctTTAATATGCCCTCGGAATTCTATAGATAAAACTGCGGTCATATTTCTTTAAAAGTACGTTTCTTAATAACATGTTAATACAAAAAACAGATGTGAAGTAACGTTAGCCAAACCCTACTTGGATACCAATTACGAAAAAGCAAGGGCACGGGAAAGatcccttttcattttgttaacaTCGCAGGAGCACGGAAAGTCAAAGCAACTTTTTCGAGACTAATTTACCCCCCcccttttaatttaatcttaTTTAACAAACGTACAACAACAGTATTCCCACAGCTAAACAACAGTACCCGCACAGCTAAACGCTTTCTCAGTTGGGACTTCTGCGCACAGTTCTTTTCCAAAGATGTATTTCCTCGTGAACAGGACAGCTAAATACCTATTACACACACTCGGAAAAAGTAGAAAAACGGAGAAGCGGAAGAACATTAACCTTGTTACTCTGTGAATACTGTTACAGAGTAAATCCCATAACGTACCGGTAAAAATTCAGATTTCTTTTCTGTGGCGACGAAGCGAAAGTATTACTTCCTAGTTGTGATTGGGGCGGATCCAGTCGATTACTGGAAAGATCATCCCAACATTGGCACGCAGCAGACTTCCTAAGCGTTGAAATGTGACCATTGGTAAGTGGCTGTTTGGAGCAATTGggagtgattttatttttaagttttaaccATGTTCCCACTTGTCAGACAGTTACTTCCATGTCTATCACCCCGCTGACTGCAGCAATTTGCAGTCGCTGACATTTTACGTTACGGTTAGTTTATGTTTAGGGACACACTTCTGATGACAGCTGAACAGAAACGAAATGATATAGATTTCCATGCAGCAAAATTGACATTGTGAGGGCAATAGGAGGTAGTGGGCAGGcgttttttttcagttattttcatgtTAGGCGTTGACAGAGCGGAAACACGaacaagttcaagttcaaaacAATAAAGCTGGCTGtccttatgaaaaaaaaaattctaaagaGCGCCTAGTATTTTATAATATGAAACAAACTGAGCTGCGactgcaatgaaataaaactaaaaactaGTCAATTATTAATAGCCGCAAGCAaagtatatttcatttaaatcaattctATAAAATATCCGTCTGAATTATTGCTATCCAGAAAAACTTTAAATTACAACTAGAAGATATTAATTGCAATAGCACAGTTTTGATATTGTTAAATAGTTATCTCCCTGATCACCACAGGAAGGATCGCTCTCAGTGTCGTGAGCCACAGAGAGcgacactctcactctcaccctctctctctctctctctctctctctctctctctctctctctctctctctctctctctctctctctctctctctctctctctctctctctctctctctctctctctcacacacacacacaatcatttgGCAAGGCAGCCTTTGAATCAGTCTTGATAATCTCACAGAACAGCAAGCCTCTCTAGACTCATGCAAATACTGTCAATTTAGGGGAGCTGCAGAAGTTGTGTAAAGCTTTACTTACTGACAGCCTTAGCAAGAGGCGTAAAGGTCATTAAATGGGTCTGAATTCCTTGTTTGTATAATCATCTTAAATTAGCTCCGATTGGATGGCCTCCACCTGTCAATCTTCTAAGTGCTACCAGTCATTAAAAAGAACCAGCTTTGCATCATTTGCATTAGTTTCTTTCTAAACGCTTCAGTTTAGTGAAGGTTTTCTCATTCATTGGCATACTTGACCAGTGTGACACAAGGGATTTTCATACCTCTTACCTTTTAAGTGAAACATCCACCTAATAGCAACAAAGCCATatcattttttactttaatatttGCCTGCAACAGGGACTATCATGCACAGTGGCACACCTTGGCACAGGTCAAAGAAAATCCTTTGGaactttttttccaccaacttttttttctttggtttaaTGATCTTGTGAGCATTTGCATCAAGGCCAATATACATTACCTTCCTTTGTATTGTTGTTCTTGAACATTTTACCTCGCCCCAAATGAGGCTAATTATTCTCTTGTATTACCATATCTGCGTGGTGCATTCTGACTGAATAGGAATTAAATGGCGGCAATTTGAGTAATCGGTGTAGTGCTGTGTGACATTGTActaactgttctttttttttttggtagacCGTAACTGATTTTGCCTTTGCAATCTTATAGAAAAGCATTTATAcctcattataattattatccTTGACAAAGCAACCCTTATTAAACTGAAGCAATCTGTGCCTCCTGAAGTGACACATACAAGCCTAAACATTGCAGGGCATCTATGAACAACAAGCACCAGACAAAGAGGGATGAATTTCTTAGCTGTATTGCCTTGTAGCAATTGAAACATTTTCCCAGGGGTGATCATTTCTATATTGTTTCATGGATCCTCTTCTGATTGAATAACATGGGCCTCAAGAATACTTTTGACGGTGACGACAGTGAAAATATTTACCAAAGGGTGGCAGCATTTCTTTTAAAACGTTGCGGTTTAAACTGCATCATTGTTAGGAGAGGGCTGTTTGTGTTATCTTCACTGATTTTGATTAAAATTGAAACCAACTTCTTGATTAGCCTAattatatgaaacattttcacttcggagaaacagaaacatattCACTTGCGGTTCCCATGCACTGTCAGTCTTGACAAAGTTGGTGTAAAACAAGACCGTAAACCAAGGGAATCACGGAGAACCAAACTGTTCGTGCAACTTGTTCTTCGTGTCTAAATAATCTAGGGCATTTATGGACTACAAATAACCAAAAGCTAATAAACTGTGATAAT
It contains:
- the LOC118794921 gene encoding uncharacterized protein LOC118794921; this encodes MLSIILVFFIDFGSEMSEAHLNVSSVNCFNDYKTSMICGFTSDEPLNCYGYSLEIVSQQQEHFTCVFVNNSKRDSNHLFKCGCTAELPEFVCVDEYNASLLEGRKIINSGKIKVSRSIKPQAPEILSLMQTGDGSFKVTWRTNYSENSGFGKNLKTQLSYKKKGEADEVASSSNCTGTFCIIPGSELEPSSEYVIKARSYSTKYGTEFSDWSNEVEWITPESTERVLKIIIPILFVLLIISICAFYWCCNKLKAKWWDRIPNPSNDIKKMLPGNPKVFIPKQYDPSSKSIDILRISAAEEKSWVTPLIEESGQDDPYKPVSSCVSKKDSGISSFDGSQKCLSDSKGSCCSSESGYKNALNSRISFTPFQGAVSQDIPKSEIPSCPAQPKPCCDSCCVSCRDSSSKGEIWSPLEHIQRNLEALPLFSKAPITVTELEYQPCDGGKTSTSPAEGISLASPFQMDIQDTLLPSRLSNTCRADDGYESFSETISKTTMGQHDLPACTLSPSEEGYQALQSTTRNNTNWPSVL